In the genome of Sphingomonas alpina, the window CCGCCGAAGCGATCCTGGGCGACTATCGCGCTGCGTTCGCCAGGCGCGGCATGACGCTTTGTCCCCGGCCCTGGGATCTGGGGCCGGACGACGGAGACGCGGCGCTGGCGTTGTTCGCCTGGGGCTATCATCTCGACGTGCTGCGGTGGGAGGCCATGCTGGCGGCATGGCCGGCGCACAAGCCCTTGTTCAACGCACCCGCATTGCTTGCCTCGAATACGCGCAAAACCTATCTCGCCGAGCTCGAGGCGGGCGGCATCCCGATCGTCCCAAGCTGGTTCGGGCGTGCCGATGCGGCGAGCGTCCCGGCGGCCTTCGACCATTTCGGTGCTGACGAACTGGTGATCAAGCCGCAGGTGTCGGGCGGCAGCTACCGCACCGTGCGCGTCGGGCGTAGCGATCCCGTCAGGCCGCTGGACGACGCCATCATCCAGCCCTTCGTGCCCGCGGTATCGGGCGAAGGCGAACTCTCCTTTCTCTACGTCGCCGGAGAGTTCAGCCACGCCGTGCGCAAAGTCGCGGCGGAGGGTGATTTCCGCATTCAGCCGCAGTTCGGCGGCATCTTCTCACGTTTCGACCCGGACGCCGATCAGCGTGGGCTGGCCGACCGCGTTGTCGCGGCGCTTCCCGAACCGGCGCTTTATACGCGGGTCGATCTATTGCGGCTGGCCAATGGCAGTCTGGCGCTGATGGAGCTGGAGGTGATCGAGCCCGATCTCTATCCGCACCTCGAGCCGGAATTGCCGGGGCGACTTGCCGACGCGCTGATCGACGCACTGGTAAAGACGCGCGATGACATGAGCGCGAACCTCACAACGCCGTAACAATGTCCCTTCACAGGGCTGGCGTCGGCGATCGATCGCAGGCAACGCATCGGCATGGCGATCGAAACCTTGTTGGCCCGTTACGGCCTTGCCGCCGTGTTCCTCGGCGCAGGTATCGAGGGCGAGACGATCGTGGTGACCGGCGGGCTGCTTGCCCATAACGGGCTGTTGCCTTTCTTCGGCGTGGCGATCGCCGCTGCGGCCGGTTCCTTCATTGCCGATCAGCTGTTCTTCGCGCTGGGACGACGGTTTCGCGATCATCCGCGGATCAAGCGGATCGAGGCAAAGCCTGCATTCGCTCGCGCATTGACGCTATTCGAGCACCACCCCACCGCGTTCGTATTCGGGTTCCGCTTTCTCTACGGATTAAGGACGGTCAGCCCGATCGCAATCGGCACCTCGGCGATCAGGACGCACAGATTCGCGGCGATCAATGCGGCGGCCGCCGCCGTCTGGGCGGTCCTGTTCACTGGCATCGGCTATGTGTTCGCCGATGGGATCGAGCGGTTCTTCGGCAAGATAAAGTCGGTCGAGCATGTCGTGATCGGCGTGCTGGTCGGAGCGGCGATTATCGGTGGCGGGATTCACCTGGTACGCCGGTCCCGAGCGAAGCGTTCTCAATAATCCTTCGACACCCGGACGTTGGCACTTTGCCGGCCAAGGGTGGAGATACTCGACAGCAACGACAGCCAGCGCGTGACCTGGAACTCGACCTGGGTCGCCGAATAGCCCGCGCCGTCCGTGATGATTTCCGCGAACAATTTGCGCGTGATGTATTTGCCCGCCGCGACTGAAGTTCCCTGCCCGGTCTGCGGATCTGCGGGAAGGATGCGCAGCCGGTCCAGCCCTGCCGCGCGGCGCACTGCATTGATCGGGTTGAGACCGCCCTTGCCGTCCTGCAACGCCGCCACCGCCGCAGCCAGTTGCAGCGCCTCCGGGGCCGACAGATTGGTGATCGACGTACCGAACAACAAGCGCGACAGGAGTTCGTCTTCCGGCAGGGCAGGAACGCTGGCGAAGCTGATATCGGGTTTCAGCGCATTGCCGGTGACGCGAATGGTCGCACGCAGGCCGGTCGAATCCGCGTTCGCCGCAATGTCGAGCGACGGGTTGGCGGGTACCTCGCCCGCGAACAGGATGATGCCGCGTTCCAGCTCGAACTCACGCCCGGCGAATTCATAATCACCGCGGATCAGGTCGGCACGGCCGGTGATGGCGGGGTTGTCCGGCACACCGCCGATCTTCAGGTCCGCTGACCATTCGCTGGCGAGGCCAAGACCGCTGACTGTCAGCCGGTTCGGCGCGCGCGCGCGAACGTCGAGCCGCCAGGGCTTGCTCGGCACGATATCGCCGTCATCATCGCCGCCCGGTATGTTGATCTCGCGGATGTTGAGGCGCGGCACGGCACTGGCGACGCTCGCCTGACCGAGCCGATAGCGGCTCTTGTCGAGCACGACATCGCCGGCGATGACACCGCCCGAGCCGTCCGATTTGAAGCTGAGCGGGCCCGTCACGGTTGCAGCGATATCGTCCCGGTTGATCAATTGCGCATTTTCGGCGCGAACGGACAGGTCGATACCGAAGCCACGCGCGGCAGCGAGGTCGAAAACGCCGGTGCCCGAAACCCGCCCGCCCTTGCCGGCATCGGCATTGAAGCGGTCGATGACCAGTTTCGATCCGCCGAACCGGCCGGTCGCCTGGACATTGGTCAGCACCGTACCGGTAACGCCACTTTCGATCTTCGCACCGTTCGCCTGGAGCACGCCGCGGATGCTGGGATCGTTGATCGTACCGCCAAGATCGGCACCGATCGCGACCGGACCGGTAAGGTCGAACAATTCGATATTGGCGAGCCGCCACAGCGTATCGGCCGGGCCGTTATAGCGCAGCTGCGCAAACAATGGCGCATGGGTAAGCCGTGTCGCGAGGTCGCCCGACCCAAGCGGCGTCAGCTGCGCTTGCGCACGCCCCACCGTCTTGCCACCGCTCGACATGATCGCACGCGCCGCTGCCTTGTTGGGCTGAAGCACCGCTGCGATGCCGACATCGATCGGCTGCGACGACAGCACCAGCCCGGACCGAGTCAGGCCGCGCACCGTCATGTCCATTCGGCCGGTCGGTGCCTGCCCCTCCCCTTGCGAAAAGGCGAGCTTGCCCGAGGTGCTGCCGCCGAGCCCGAGGCCCGGGAAGCCGATATCGAGGATCGCCAGCGGCATGCGCGTCATGCTCGCATCGATCGCGCTGGATCGGCCGGTAAAGCGGCCCGCAATCTGGGCATCGCCACCAGCGAAGCTCAGTTTCGTCGGCGCGAGCCGCCAGCCGTCTCCGTCGCGGGTGAAGACAGCTGGGGTGATCAGCTTCAGCGGACGACGGTCGAGCGTTCCCTGCGCCGAGACGCTATAGCTGTCGGCTGTCACCTGGGTCACCGACTGGATATCGAAGGCGCGACCCCGCGACCCGGAAATCGCGGCCTTGATCTGGCCGACGCCGCCGCGCAGCGTCGCATTGCCGGCAAAGCGCCCGATGGTCAGCGAACCGCGTTTCAGGCCGTTGCCGGTCGCCGTCGCCTCAATCGAGGTCCCCGCCGGATCGAGCAGGGCAACGAGATCGAGATGGCCCCGGCGCAGCGTCACCATATCGGCAAGCTTGGCCGAACTGGCGTCGAGATGCGCTTCGATCCGCTGGACATCACCCACTGGCCGGAGCAGCAATTCGCCCGAAATGCCGCCGCCGGCCACCGCCAGCCGCCCGTTGAAGCCGCCATCGACCACTTCCAGGGCGCCGTTCAGGCGCGTGCCGCTGACATCGAGCTGGGTAATCGACACGATTGCGTTGCCGCCGCGCGGCAACAGGATCGCGCCATTACCGGTAAAGGGTCCAAGCCGCGACCCGCCGCGTGCGGTGAAGGCAAAGCCCTCCGCAGTCGGATCGAGATGGGCGATGACATTGGTCAGACCCATCGTCTCATTGGGCCGTTCGAACACCAGATCGAGCGTCGGTTTCTCAATTCGGCCGTCAAGCTTGATGGTGAACGGGCCATAGGTCGCCTGACGCCCGCTGCCTTCGAAATAGAAGGTGCCGTCGCGGCGTCTGAAACCGGTGCCGGTGATGCGGATCTGCGGTGCAGTGAGCACCAGCCCCTTGAAGTGGAGAATTCCATCGGGGGTCCGCTCCAGCCCGGTGACGATGCGCGGCAGCCCTCCGGCGAGCGATCGAAAAAACGCATTGTCGAGCCGGACCATCTGCGCGGTGCCGCTACCGATGATGCGCAAACCCTTGCCATTTGGCCCGGGTACCGCCTGCAGCTTAGAAGTCACATCGACGATGCCGAGCCCCGGGATCAGGTAGCGGCCAAGTGCCCCATTGATGCCGACCTCATAATGCCCGGTCTTCAGGTCGAGGATCAGATTGATCCGCCCGGTAAGCTTGTCGGAGCGCAGGCGAAGATTGTCGCCGGTGATGAATTTGCTGGTCACCCGCAACACGCCGTCGAGCGTCAGGTTGTGCAAGATGCCTCCGGCGACGTCTCCTACGCCGGTGACGCGCACTGCGCTGAACTTGACCGGCACCGACACCGGCGATTTCGACAACCGCCCCTTGCCTGCGGCGCGCGCCACTTCGAAACCGTTCTGGTCGAAGGCGAAGCGATCGGCGGTAAGACGATAATCGAACGCCGCGGTGGCGAAGGCGCCGTCGAGAATGGCGCGCAACTGGATATTACGGCCGCTCATATTGGGGAACAAGGCTGGCGGGCGGAGCAGCCGCGCGGCGACGCGGACATTGCGATAGCTGTTTTCGGCCAGATCGATCACGCCGGTCGCATCGACGACCAAAGCGGCGGAGCGCAGGCCAAGCGTGCCGTCCAGCCGCCGGTTCAGCAGCGTGGCCGCACCGTTCACGACGATGCGCGGACTGGTCAGGCGCATCAGCTTGCCCTTGGTGAAGGGCGCCGGGGTCAGGGTCCCGGTAAGCGAATAACTGCCGGCCTTGTTGCCTAGCGCCAGGTCGATCGCGCGAACATCGCCGATGTCGCCCTGCGCCTTGCCGCGCCAGGTCTTCCATGTGCCGTTCCCCGCCACATCGAACGCGATCGGACGGGCAATGCCGATCAGCTTTGCCAGCACACCGCTCGCACTGCCACGGGCGCGGACATCCGCGTCGAACCTGTCGCGATCGGGCTCCGCATCGAGCTTCACGACCAGCGTATCGCTCCCCGCAACGACAGCGGTCAGATCGACCAGCGCGCGGCCCGAGCGGATATCCGCCCTGCCCGCCAGCCGCGCGGTGCGCGCAGCGCCGGAAACTGCCGGTGCAATGGTCAGCCGATCGACGCGCAGCTCACCGATACGGATGTCGAAGCTCGGCAGGGTCGGCCCCTTGCGGCCGGTCTTGATCGTCTCCGGAACCTTGGCGAAGAGCGCTCGGGGAATGACCAGGCGGCTGATGTCGAGGCGGTTCGAGAACCAGGCAAAAGGCGACCATTCAAGGTCGGCACGGGGCGCCCGGAATACCAGTCCTTTCTGATCGCGAATCCGTACGTCGATCAGCACGGCCTTGGAAAAGAGCGAGCCATCGATCCGCCCGACACTGTAGCGCAGTCCATTGGACGGTTTCTGAGCCGCGATCTGATCCGCGACCCAGCGATGCCCGATGCTCGTGTCGAGAATGAACAACGCCGCCGCCAGCAGCGCGACCAGGCCAAGCAACGCGGTGATGAGCCAGCGCCACCAGCGCGTGCGCTTGACCGGCGCGGCGGCCGCTACTTCGGTCAAAATGCCTGCCCCAGCGAAACATAGACCGCGATCCGCGCATCACCAGGTTGCGGGTTGAGCGGCGTGCCGACATCGATGCGGATCGGGCCGAAATTGGAATAATATCGTACGCCAAGCCCCGCGCCGAAACGGAATTCGGCAAATTTCGGCAAAGGTGAGGTGTAGATATTACCGCCGTCGATGAACGGCACCACGCCGAAATTGCCGAACGCCTTCACACGCGCCTCAAGCGAGAATTCGGTCAGGCTGCGCCCGCCGATCGGATCGTTATTGGGGTCGCGCGGCCCGATATCCTGATAGCCATAGCCACGCACCGATGCACCGCCCCCGGCATAGAAACGCCGCGACGGTGCGATCGCATCGCGCGGCGCACCGACGATCGTACCAAGTCGGACGCGGCCTGCCATGATTACCCCGTCACTGATCGGCTGATAGGCGCTGGCATCGACCTGTACCCGGGCATAGCCGAACACCCGGCCCTGCAGCGACAATTCCGGCGACAGGCGCCCGCTCAGGCGGAAGCCATGGGTCGGGTTGAGCAGATCGTCCGAGCCGTCATAGCTGAGGCTGGTCGGCAGAGCGCCGATGAAGAAGGTACGGCGACGCGGCGCGCCGGTGCTCAAGATGACGTCACGTTCGTCCGACGCGGCCAGTTCGCCACCGAGCGACCAGGTCCAGGTCTTCTGGAAGAAAATGTTGGTCTGACGCTCAAGCGTCCCGGACAAAGCGAAAGTCTTTGCCTGATAGGCGTCACGATTGAGGTTCGAGGCCACCGCCTGGAAGGTCAGGACCCGGTCGCGTGCCTGATAATTGTTGCGGCGAAAGATCACACTGGCGAGTTGTTCCTTGGTGCCGAGCACGCCGCGCAGGGTGAGCGCGCCTTCGGGCGGAAACAGGTTGCGATGCGTCCAGCTGACTTCCGCCCGCGCCCCTTCTCCGGTGCCATAGCCAAGTTCGGCGGCTATGGTGCGCGGCGGCGCCGGTTCGAGCGCCACCGCGATATCGACCGTACCCGGATCCTTGCCCTCGACCGGCTTGATATCGACCGATGACACCAGGCCGGTCTGGATCAGGGCGCGGCGCAGATCGACCAGCGCGCTCTGGTCAAACGGCTGCCCGGGGGTGAAGCGGGCGATATCCTCGATATGGTCGGCGTCGAACACCTTGTTCGGCGGAGACGTGATCCGCCCGAAAAGCCGCTTGCCGCCCGGATCGACGGCTATCTCGAGCGTCGCGGTCCGAGCGCTCCGATCGACCACGATCTCCGGCTCGCCAACGGTCGCGAAGGGGAAACCCTTTTGCCCGATCTGAGTGCGCAAATTCGCTTCGCCCGCGGCGATGGCATCCGAATTGACCGCGTCGTCGGCCTTGACGCCGAATGCCGTGCGCAACCCGTCACTCTTGTCACCGGCGGCAGCGAGGCCCTTCAGTGTGACCCCGCCGAATTTATACTGCACCCCGGGCTCGGCATCGAGCGTGACCAGCGGACGGCCGCCCTTGGGCTCGATCCGGCTGGTCACGCGCGCATCATAATAGCCCTCGGCACGCAACAATTCGGTCAGCAAAAGCGCATCCTCACGCGCGCGCCGGTCGAGCTGTGCCGCATTGGCCGGATCACCGTCATGGGTCTTCAGTGTCGACAGCGCATCGAAGCGCTGGCGCAGCAACGGCGTCGCGACCGCATCGATCCCGTCGACTGCAAAGCTGTACCGCGTCTCGCCCGTGAGTTCGGGTGTCGCCGATGGATCGACCGGCTCGTCCGGCGCCACCGACAGGTCCGGCCAGTCGACGCCGATATCGGGCAGCGGCGCGAGCGGCGAGTTGGGATCGAGCGTGCCGACGTCGGGCGCAACGGTGCCTGCACTGTCCTGCGCATCAGCGCAGGGAGCGACAACTACAAAAAGACCCGCAGCGGCGCACAACAACGCGCCACGCCGCCCGACCGACAACGACATGGCCCTGTCCTAGACGGACAATTCCCCGAGCAACAGGGGGCTTGGGAGAGAGATTAGTGAACCGTGCCCACGGCACGGTCGACCGAGAGCAGCAGAATCAGCCGTTCGATCTGGCGCCAGCGGCAAAAATGGAGATGATTGCCGATATCCCGGCTCTTGTCCGCCCGCGCCGCCGCTTCGAAACCGGCATCGTCGCCGAAGCGCGCGATAAGGTCGGTAGCGTCGGCCACGTCATGGCTGGCAAGATACGGCATATACGACAT includes:
- a CDS encoding ATP-grasp domain-containing protein; the encoded protein is MLTIDVLMPAAGSEYGAAAEAILGDYRAAFARRGMTLCPRPWDLGPDDGDAALALFAWGYHLDVLRWEAMLAAWPAHKPLFNAPALLASNTRKTYLAELEAGGIPIVPSWFGRADAASVPAAFDHFGADELVIKPQVSGGSYRTVRVGRSDPVRPLDDAIIQPFVPAVSGEGELSFLYVAGEFSHAVRKVAAEGDFRIQPQFGGIFSRFDPDADQRGLADRVVAALPEPALYTRVDLLRLANGSLALMELEVIEPDLYPHLEPELPGRLADALIDALVKTRDDMSANLTTP
- a CDS encoding DedA family protein, which encodes MAIETLLARYGLAAVFLGAGIEGETIVVTGGLLAHNGLLPFFGVAIAAAAGSFIADQLFFALGRRFRDHPRIKRIEAKPAFARALTLFEHHPTAFVFGFRFLYGLRTVSPIAIGTSAIRTHRFAAINAAAAAVWAVLFTGIGYVFADGIERFFGKIKSVEHVVIGVLVGAAIIGGGIHLVRRSRAKRSQ
- a CDS encoding translocation/assembly module TamB domain-containing protein encodes the protein MTEVAAAAPVKRTRWWRWLITALLGLVALLAAALFILDTSIGHRWVADQIAAQKPSNGLRYSVGRIDGSLFSKAVLIDVRIRDQKGLVFRAPRADLEWSPFAWFSNRLDISRLVIPRALFAKVPETIKTGRKGPTLPSFDIRIGELRVDRLTIAPAVSGAARTARLAGRADIRSGRALVDLTAVVAGSDTLVVKLDAEPDRDRFDADVRARGSASGVLAKLIGIARPIAFDVAGNGTWKTWRGKAQGDIGDVRAIDLALGNKAGSYSLTGTLTPAPFTKGKLMRLTSPRIVVNGAATLLNRRLDGTLGLRSAALVVDATGVIDLAENSYRNVRVAARLLRPPALFPNMSGRNIQLRAILDGAFATAAFDYRLTADRFAFDQNGFEVARAAGKGRLSKSPVSVPVKFSAVRVTGVGDVAGGILHNLTLDGVLRVTSKFITGDNLRLRSDKLTGRINLILDLKTGHYEVGINGALGRYLIPGLGIVDVTSKLQAVPGPNGKGLRIIGSGTAQMVRLDNAFFRSLAGGLPRIVTGLERTPDGILHFKGLVLTAPQIRITGTGFRRRDGTFYFEGSGRQATYGPFTIKLDGRIEKPTLDLVFERPNETMGLTNVIAHLDPTAEGFAFTARGGSRLGPFTGNGAILLPRGGNAIVSITQLDVSGTRLNGALEVVDGGFNGRLAVAGGGISGELLLRPVGDVQRIEAHLDASSAKLADMVTLRRGHLDLVALLDPAGTSIEATATGNGLKRGSLTIGRFAGNATLRGGVGQIKAAISGSRGRAFDIQSVTQVTADSYSVSAQGTLDRRPLKLITPAVFTRDGDGWRLAPTKLSFAGGDAQIAGRFTGRSSAIDASMTRMPLAILDIGFPGLGLGGSTSGKLAFSQGEGQAPTGRMDMTVRGLTRSGLVLSSQPIDVGIAAVLQPNKAAARAIMSSGGKTVGRAQAQLTPLGSGDLATRLTHAPLFAQLRYNGPADTLWRLANIELFDLTGPVAIGADLGGTINDPSIRGVLQANGAKIESGVTGTVLTNVQATGRFGGSKLVIDRFNADAGKGGRVSGTGVFDLAAARGFGIDLSVRAENAQLINRDDIAATVTGPLSFKSDGSGGVIAGDVVLDKSRYRLGQASVASAVPRLNIREINIPGGDDDGDIVPSKPWRLDVRARAPNRLTVSGLGLASEWSADLKIGGVPDNPAITGRADLIRGDYEFAGREFELERGIILFAGEVPANPSLDIAANADSTGLRATIRVTGNALKPDISFASVPALPEDELLSRLLFGTSITNLSAPEALQLAAAVAALQDGKGGLNPINAVRRAAGLDRLRILPADPQTGQGTSVAAGKYITRKLFAEIITDGAGYSATQVEFQVTRWLSLLSSISTLGRQSANVRVSKDY
- a CDS encoding autotransporter assembly complex protein TamA produces the protein MSLSVGRRGALLCAAAGLFVVVAPCADAQDSAGTVAPDVGTLDPNSPLAPLPDIGVDWPDLSVAPDEPVDPSATPELTGETRYSFAVDGIDAVATPLLRQRFDALSTLKTHDGDPANAAQLDRRAREDALLLTELLRAEGYYDARVTSRIEPKGGRPLVTLDAEPGVQYKFGGVTLKGLAAAGDKSDGLRTAFGVKADDAVNSDAIAAGEANLRTQIGQKGFPFATVGEPEIVVDRSARTATLEIAVDPGGKRLFGRITSPPNKVFDADHIEDIARFTPGQPFDQSALVDLRRALIQTGLVSSVDIKPVEGKDPGTVDIAVALEPAPPRTIAAELGYGTGEGARAEVSWTHRNLFPPEGALTLRGVLGTKEQLASVIFRRNNYQARDRVLTFQAVASNLNRDAYQAKTFALSGTLERQTNIFFQKTWTWSLGGELAASDERDVILSTGAPRRRTFFIGALPTSLSYDGSDDLLNPTHGFRLSGRLSPELSLQGRVFGYARVQVDASAYQPISDGVIMAGRVRLGTIVGAPRDAIAPSRRFYAGGGASVRGYGYQDIGPRDPNNDPIGGRSLTEFSLEARVKAFGNFGVVPFIDGGNIYTSPLPKFAEFRFGAGLGVRYYSNFGPIRIDVGTPLNPQPGDARIAVYVSLGQAF